In Candidatus Neomarinimicrobiota bacterium, the genomic window CAACTCCTTCACGCGGTCACGCAGCTCCTGCAACTCTTCAACGAGTCTTTCCTCTGTTTTCTCGCCGCTGCTCAATTCATATTGCCTCAATCATTCATGGGAGCTCCAGGTCCGCAATTATTTATTCACCTCAATGGCCAGCATGGTTCAATGATTCAGGTCAACAAACTTGTGTGTCAACGACACAATATCCCTTACAGCCAGAGGTTTATACAAGTAACCGTCTACCCCCATCTTCATTGCCTCTTCAATCAGCGACTCCGTCAGATATCCCGAAATGACGACGACTTTCGTGTCAAGATCACTGGCCTTGATCGATCTCAACACATCAATCCCGCTCATATCCCCGAGTTTTACATCCAGGAATATCAACGAATAAGAATTCTTCAGCGCAGACTCCAGGCCGGCTGCACCGGTCTGTTCGGTCTCAATGTTGATGCCAATTTCATTAAACAGATCAACAAAGAACTGGCATATGCTATGTTCATCGTCGATAACGAGCACTGATGGAGGCGAAGGGTTAAGGATGTCCTTTTTCACTTTAATTTCCTCAAAATGTCCTCAGGTGGTAGTTGACCCTGTAATTCTCGGATCTGCTTCCAAGTATCGATATCCAGAATTTTGGGCGTTAGTAAGACAACTAGCTCAGTTTTCTGCCAGGTTCTTTGTGTTGATTTGAACAATTCCCCGATTATGGGTATGGAACCAATCACCGGCACCATCGTTTGGGCTGTCACTTCCGACTCCCGCATCAACCCTCCGAGGACAACCGTCTGCCCATCACCAACCACGACCTGTGTTTGCGCACTTCGCTTTGCTATGATAGGGATACCATCTGGAGTAAATCCTTGCTGAAAGTTGGCCTGCGGCTCGAGATATACCGTGATCGTAGAATCATTATTGATATGGGGCCGTATTTTCAACCGGATGGTCGCATCTTTGAATTCATAGGAGGTAACTCCGAATTCATTCAACTTAGGATAAGGAATTTGATCACCTACCTCGATTATGGCGGTATGGTTGTCCAGGGTTATCAGATATGGGGACGACAGCAAATCCAAATCAGCTGTTTTTGCCAGAAATGCAATTGCAATGTCTATGTCATAGTTGATGATTCCAATACCAAGGCCCGCACTAACGTTCGGAAAAGTGAGCTGTGTTGGGATTCTGTCGAGAGCGGTGAAGTCGGTTGCTGCAGCGCCCTCACCTGGAGAATTGAGCACATTGTTCAGCTGTGTAAACCAGTGTACCCCCCGTTCCGACTCTTCGGTGACCGACACTTCTGCTATGGCAGCCTTTATGTATACTTGCCGGGTAGGTCTGTCAAGCTCCCGTATCAGCCGTTCTATGGCAATCAATTTGGAGGGGGTATCTATGTAAATCACGGAGTTCGTTCGCTCATCGACAAAAGCGCTTCCTACCTCAGGCGTAACGACTTGGCCAATTGTTTGAGCCAAACTCCTGGCATCGGCGAATTCACAGACATAGCTGCCCAGCTGAGTTCGCACCTGAATTTCGCTCTTGTCCGCCACCACGTATTTCCCAGACACACCCAACTGCTGAAATCCCAGGTCAAATAGTTCCGTGAGAATCGACAGTGCCTCCAGTGGCTCGACATCTTTCAAATCGAGGCTTATCTTTCG contains:
- a CDS encoding response regulator, which encodes MKKDILNPSPPSVLVIDDEHSICQFFVDLFNEIGINIETEQTGAAGLESALKNSYSLIFLDVKLGDMSGIDVLRSIKASDLDTKVVVISGYLTESLIEEAMKMGVDGYLYKPLAVRDIVSLTHKFVDLNH
- a CDS encoding secretin N-terminal domain-containing protein encodes the protein MVFPRISKKSTFVILLSIMNLFCHHSLRGQEGEVDLLSVSVKEVELEKVLRILSEKSGIVFISDPAVRGRKISLDLKDVEPLEALSILTELFDLGFQQLGVSGKYVVADKSEIQVRTQLGSYVCEFADARSLAQTIGQVVTPEVGSAFVDERTNSVIYIDTPSKLIAIERLIRELDRPTRQVYIKAAIAEVSVTEESERGVHWFTQLNNVLNSPGEGAAATDFTALDRIPTQLTFPNVSAGLGIGIINYDIDIAIAFLAKTADLDLLSSPYLITLDNHTAIIEVGDQIPYPKLNEFGVTSYEFKDATIRLKIRPHINNDSTITVYLEPQANFQQGFTPDGIPIIAKRSAQTQVVVGDGQTVVLGGLMRESEVTAQTMVPVIGSIPIIGELFKSTQRTWQKTELVVLLTPKILDIDTWKQIRELQGQLPPEDILRKLK